The nucleotide sequence TCTGTGTGGTTTGACTTGTGCACAAgtcataatacatttttttattattgtattgtttatttaacaatatACAAAAAATTGCATCAGATATAGCTAAGTCCTTGAAAAGTGGTCCTGGCCTGGGGGCCGCTTTTGCAACGAGTCATGAACATACTGAACTATACAAACATATGCATTAAGTCATAAGCTTTGAAAAATATGCTGGATGGATGTCACTTCATCATTTCAGTCCATCTGTAAGGATATTaaaacccaaaggtattcaaatatactgtaatttcttTTAAACGTCTCTAAAGTTGCAATCACAGGTGGATATGCTGTGCTGCCGCCAACACACAGAGCCCACGTCTGCTCATTCATCCAAAgtcacactgtaaaatgtctacATCAATACACAGGTTCACATTTATTATCAAAAGCTGCAAGTAAATGACCCATATACTGCACATATTGTAATAACAATGCAGATAACGTAGATGTTGATCAGACATGTTGACGACATAAGGGTTAAAGGCTAAATATAAATTGAcaggcaaaacattttttgattaaACTTTCATGGATGGGTTTCTTGTAGGTTGGGGTGTTGTGGAACAGAAGGAATGGTACTTCTGATTTATTTTAGTGTAAATATGGAAGCATGTGTTAACTAACATCActttatattattgtttgtacaatatataataacatgAGGTGATATAACATTACCATGGAGACTGATAGATTATCAGTATCGGTACGTATGTAAGGCCTGTCTACCTTGAGGctttaattcaaaataatataacataatataacataGCTAAGTGTTTATGAATCATACAAGAAGTACACATAAGCCTTGCTAGAGATATTAGTGGTTACGATGTTCCCTTAATAAgtgcatgtaaatatttttccaCACGAGACGACAGTAATCACTTTAAATTACAGAACAAgctttacaaaaagaaaataaatgtggttCAGTAATGCATTTCTTTCTGCAGTTAGCCTACACATACTGTGGAGGGAAGCGTAGTTCAGACACAGGTAACTAAAAGCTGTGGCTGGGCTACAGGGCTACTGCCTCTAGGTGGTGTAACATTAACAtgtaatacactgtacagaATCATTCTCTTACAGGGTAGATGTACTGCAGGAAAAGTTATTGTAGAACAGTACTTCAAATGGTTGATCTTAGTTTGATGTTGTGTCACTCGGCGGTGCCAGGATGCGCTGGACAATAACCTGTTGAAGATATGGAGGTGGTACGGGTTAGGGAAGAGGACAACAAGAAGGCAATAAAATGATGACTGACACACAGCTAGTGAATAATATAATTTCTCAGATGTCATTTGGCTTCTTCTGGCTGCCGATGTTTTGGGGTATTTTGGAATCTTGATGTGTTCGTCTCATTaagttattgtttgttttagacAGCTCTTTGGTTGTTTTAAGGTCCCTCTCGGGGCGCTGTTTGAAGTGGGCGTTTATAGGAGGAAATCTTTTATATTATTCATTAGAAATTGTATGATCACGATTTTAATTCTGATTTTGTGGCATACTTTGTGTTATTGGTCTTATGTTGTTTGTCTGTGACTCATTATTAATGCTGCCTatatttgttgacatttttaatctAAATGAGaatggttaaataaaggttaaatgaaaaacattacaataaagAATGACTCCTGAAGTGAAGCTAAGATTATATGGAGTAACTTGCATTGCTGTGTTCAGTTTCAAGAGCGAGGCTATACTGTAACAACCAAACCTGGCTAATACtagataaataaaactaaaataaatctCTCTTTCTTGACCTGGTCATAACCCACAGAAATATGCAACTGGTGATGAGGGGTAACAAAtagacattgctttgttttaaggccacaagccaaaaaggttggaaaccactggtctAGAGGACTTTGGAAAGGTCATACAGAagattttcttaattaattttgctttacctttcatgtctttatttgtgGTTTTCACTTATTCTTTGTACAGTATTGTCTGCTGTCTGCAACTTTTATGCTGGTCAAAAATATCTCCCTCCAAAGGGTTaaatttaaatgatgaatttcTAATCTCAGTGGGAAAAGTCTGTTTGAGATGAAgtaacaatgaaaaatgtttcacctgagtgtgtgtggatcTCAGAGTTAAACGTGCGACAGTGCACAAGAAGATGAGAAGcacggacacacacagagaggaagtgAACAATATGCCTTCAATGCGAAAAAGCTGCTCCTAAAGCGAGAAAGTGAGAAAGTTATTCATACACTGTGACAATGTGCATTCCTTCCATTTAGTCTAAAAATATATGCAGCAACTCACCACTCTGTATAAGGACCAGTCCTCCCTCCAACCCGCCATGTACCTAAGGTAGCTATACTTGGTGAGGCAGTATATCCTGTAGCCAACAGAGACCAAACACACAGTCACCTGAGAAAGTTCAACAAGATTGGGTGAGTtattgagaaagaaagagagactgagggTAACTAAATAAAGTTAAACACTAAAACTAGAGCATATAATCACAACATACCTACCATCTTCTTGGATGGATGTACCTCAGTGTAGATAGACACGATTCCACAGATAAGaaacttaaaaaacaaataacaaaaaagaaaatgttatccCATCATTGTCCTTTGTCATTCACcaaaagtatattttgatgacTGCATGTGACTTATAGAGCTTTGTTCACATTTATTATCATGGCAGCTGGAAAAGTAACCAAAGCTCCTCTGTACCGGAGTGGAAAGttgaaagtaattttttatttgagtCAGCTATTTGATAGAGATTATAGTACAGAATACGATCAAATCCACAGACTACCTAATGGCCTGCTCCTCTACAATTTAAAGCAGATTTTTAATAGAACAAGTTTGTCAAAATTAACTAACTGAACTTGACTTAAAGGTATAGTTTTccatttggggaaatacacttatttgctctctttgcttttttgcagcgagttagatgagaagattgataccactctcacatctgtgtggtaaatataaggctacagccaacagtcggttagcttagcttagcataaagactggaaacgggaaa is from Siniperca chuatsi isolate FFG_IHB_CAS linkage group LG8, ASM2008510v1, whole genome shotgun sequence and encodes:
- the LOC122880353 gene encoding uncharacterized protein LOC122880353 isoform X2, producing MEGTTGTDGDQEVDHKLLMSSKPLHRFVQKEPKCLGIVILIFGCAELLMGFQLASESVHTACQIPFWQGVLFLICGIVSIYTEVHPSKKMVTVCLVSVGYRIYCLTKYSYLRYMAGWREDWSLYRVEQLFRIEGILFTSSLCVSVLLIFLCTVARLTLRSTHTQVIVQRILAPPSDTTSN